The following proteins come from a genomic window of Penaeus monodon isolate SGIC_2016 chromosome 22, NSTDA_Pmon_1, whole genome shotgun sequence:
- the LOC119586987 gene encoding SET and MYND domain-containing protein 4-like (The sequence of the model RefSeq protein was modified relative to this genomic sequence to represent the inferred CDS: added 45 bases not found in genome assembly): MERLSKPEPGASEREVIRYLTQACSDVTIHDPRNGFFNHFIDQIDEQVSSDFVTKFGKLKTDEDRVVYLWSVKPVHTLKVQSFYKEKSNEVSEERRSAGNKAFQGKKNQEALMLYSQAVMMADHEDCDSLALGYANRSAVFYHMEKLDLCLQDVEQALQAGYPDKLLFKVLDRRGQCLMKLGQFSQALQAFTQALESLAKADLDEKKLATWKKDLAKKIEGCQGKPDAEKKSAERPSSGSLLHEGPSAVLPNASAAVSLESSAEAGRYVVVNRDVPAGKILMAEKPYSAVLKLEVGGTHCTHCFHQLLNKAAVPCRWCAGVAFCGPRCRDLALATYHRWECKFFNLLRGSGMSLNCYLALRIITQHGLHFFKKLRHRLQEPPQLPSASSPHRPDDYLSVYHLVGLEEHRTPSDHFKRTLMSIFLLKVLQRAHFFGKWDEDANKPDADLTEDELLIGSLLLRHLQLLQFNAHELSGMAFGDTNENFKKTKSVFLGLAVYPTVSFSNHSCYPAVGRYFDGNKMVIVNLRPLKAGEVLYENYGPVFTHNKLLERQRKLISRYWFKCQCTACREDWPTYDT; this comes from the exons ATGGAAAG ACTGAGCAAGCCAGAGCCCGGGGCCAGCGAGAGGGAAGTGATACGGTACCTGACCCAAGCTTGCTCCGACGTCACGATCCACGACCCCAGGAACGGTTTTTTCAACCACTTCATCGACCAGATTGACGAGCAGGTCTCCAGCGACTTCGTCACCAAATTCGGGAAACTCAAGACCGATGAGGATAGGGTGGTTTACCTCTGGAGTGTTAAG cccGTCCACACGCTGAAGGTCCAAAGTTTCTACAAAGAAAAGAGTAACGAGGTGTCAGAGGAGCGTCGGTCGGCTGGTAACAAAGCTTTCCAGGGCAAGAAGAACCAGGAGGCGCTCATGCTGTACTCCCAGGCCGTCATGATGGCAGACCACGAGGACT GTGATTCGTTGGCACTTGGATATGCTAACAGGTCCGCTGTATTTTATCACATGGAAAAGCTCGACTTATGCCTTCAGGACGTAGAGCAAGCCCTGCAAGCTGGGTATCCTGACAAACTCCTCTTTAAG GTACTAGATCGCCGAGGTCAGTGCCTGATGAAGTTAGGTCAGTTCAGCCAAGCCTTGCAAGCTTTCACGCAAGCTCTCGAGTCTCTGGCCAAGGCAGACCTCGACGAGAAGAAGCTTGCGACCTGGAAGAAAGACTTGGCGAAGAAGATCGAAGGGTGTCAGGGAAAACCAGATGCTG AGAAGAAATCCGCTGAGAGGCCCTCCTCTGGCTCCCTGCTGCACGAGGGCCCCAGCGCCGTCTTACCCAATGCCTCGGCCGCCGTCAGTCTGGAGAGCTCTGCTGAGGCTG GTCGATATGTCGTGGTGAACCGTGATGTACCGGCGGGCAAGATCCTGATGGCAGAAAAACCTTACAGCGCCGTGCTGAAGCTGGAAGTGGGtggcacacactgcacacactgCTTTCACCA GTTACTTAACAAAGCGGCGGTGCCTTGCCGGTGGTGCGCCGGTGTAGCGTTCTGTGGGCCGCGGTGCCGCGATCTGGCACTCGCCACCTACCACCGCTGGGAGTGCAAGTTCTTCAACCTCCTTCGAGGTTCAGGGATGTCACTCAACTGCTACCTCGCCCTCAGGATCATCACGCAACACGGCCTGCACTTCTTCAAGAAG TTGCGTCATCGCCTGCAGGAACCACCGCAGCTGCCCTCAGCGTCCTCCCCGCACCGTCCCGACGACTACCTCAGCGTCTACCACTTGGTGGGACTCGAGGAGCACCGAACTCCCTCGGATCACTTCAAGCGGACCCTCATGTCCATCTTCCTTCTGAAGGTGCTGCAGCGAGCCCATTTCTTCGGGAAGTGGGACGAAGATG CTAATAAGCCCGATGCGGACTTGACTGAGGACGAGCTCTTGATTGGCAGCCTTCTGCTGCGCCATCTGCAACTCCTCCAGTTCAACGCACACGAG cttAGTGGCATGGCTTTCGGAGATACCAACGAGAATTTCAAGAAGACGAAGTCAGTGTTTTTAGGCTTAGCGGTTTACCCAACTGTGTCGTTTTCCAACCATTCATGTTACCCTGCTGTCGGCAG GTACTTCGATGGTAACAAAATGGTGATCGTCAATCTGCGACCTCTAAAGGCAGGTGAAGTCCTGTACGAGAACTACGGCCCGGTTTTCACTCACAATAAACTCCTGGAGCGCCAGAGGAAGCTAATATCCAGATATTGGTTCAA